AGGTCTCTTTTGCAAGCCCCAGGTCGCGTTGGAAGTCGCATGAAGTAACAAGGCGGTTCAGGTCTGAGCAGCTTCGCTTCATGttcatcatcgccatcactcCACCAACACACCACACTACACCACATACCACACCAGACGACATCACTGCCACCGCTTGGCCGGAACGAATAACATTCTTACTCAATCACCCCTCACAAACCGCCCTAAATCCGGCACAACAGTCCATACACACACGACATTTGACGTGTTGAAACGAcgggagggggcggggggaacCAAAAAGGCCAGCGAGTTTCTGTATTAATAACGGTTTTATAGAAGTTACTTTCGGCTttgctttctctctctctggttGTATCTTTCTCACTACTCTCAGTCGGAggcttttttctctctcacgTATCGATCCAGGGAATGGGGGAAACAAGCGGGgaggtgttttgttttcattGTCTGTATTTTGTCATTTTTTTTATTAGTGTTCATCAAAGGGAAATGGGAGGGGCAGGTAGTGAAATTGGGTTTGGGCTGggttctcttttctctttttctgttgttttgttgcaTGGAAAGCGAAACTGGGAATTTAATTATTTTGAACTGTGTTTTTGAGGGTTTTCTATCTTGAACTGCCGATGTCTCTGTTTCCTACCATATCTCCATTTCTTCTCTATGAGCAGGGTAATATGGAACATGTAAAAGCGTGGTGTTGTACGTGCGGCAGGGGTCGGTTGTGATTTATCGAATATTTTCTGTATTCAagtcgaaaaaaaaaacagattGTGGACTCATCATGTCATGACCAAGTGAGATTTGTGAAGTGTGGTTGAGCTTGTTTATTTGCTGCTCTGAGCGCGATTtccaagtttttttttttttagaaaaaaaaatgccGAAAGCGTTTTCTTTTGTCGTGATGATACATGATATTTTATACAACTTCTCTCTCCACACATCTCAAAATATATCAGGGTATATACACCCACCCACTGACTCACGCTCCCAATTCCCATCTCTCAACATCTTCCAAATCTAGGCCGAATCTACTACTCAATCCCTCTTCCACTCATGATCCCACGGCACCCTCGCCGGCGTCTCTGTCTGCGCCCTAGCATACTCAATTGGCACCCCCTTGAGCCCGTAaacgcccttcttctccatcgcCATCCTAAACagatacccctcctccctcgtccctGGCCCGCTCGTCAGCCTCAGCTCCTCGCAGGCGCGGTTCATGGACTGGTACTGCCTCATCCAGTTCCTCTCGCGGGCCTCGCGCTGCTGGCGGCGAAAGAGTAGCCAGGCGCGGTGGATGGTCCAGTGGCGGAGGTAGCGGTTGCGGGCCATgcggaggggggcggggatgCGTtgaggggagaggatggcgaagtggcggaggaggttgatcaTGCGGGGGTCGCGGACTACTTCTCCTTTCTTCTTGGAGCGgcgggttggttggtttttgttggctgaggaggagcccTTGCCTGGTTTGGAGCCGGGGCCGAGTTTGGCgatggaggatttggagagggcgaggcttgggggggtggtggttaggGGGCGGCAttgttggatggggagggggggtgggcgggTGAAGAGGCGGGTTGTGAGGGCcctgagggaggggaggaaggtctTGGTTGACATGGTGATTGTTGTTAAAAGGGGATGAATTTGCGGGTCGAGTTTTCgggtttggaaggggggatcGTTTCTCAAGGACGGATTTCTTGGGGCGGCcgttggtgaggatggcgacgCCTTTGCGgttcgggggagggggtgaggttgttgggatATATCTCGAAAGGAATTGCTCGGAACTAGGTTGCAGTGGGCTTGTTCGATCGTGGGAGCGGTCGGTAGGTTCCTGATCTGCCGGTCTCGCAGTGGGGAGATCGCGAGTCTTGAGAGGTGCGAGTTTGGGTCGCTTTCCAGGAGGGTTGTCGTCGGAAGGGTCGGTGGTATCCAGTGGCCTCTTTTTCTTGGTGCTGTCCCCGGTGGAAAGTTTCCTTATCTTCGTGGACCCGACGAAGACTGGTGTTTATCGCGGACGAGGGGACTCGATTGACCACTGCGGGGGCTCCGAGTCGCAAGGTGTTCGTGGTGCTCGCGGTAAAAATGATGAAAAGTTGAGTGCTCCTGTGGGTCCCCGCACAACAGCTGCCTCTCGAGCGGTGATTGGCTGCTGGATTGCCGGCCGCCTAGAAATCTGGTTTGGCAGGCACCCTGCCCACAAAATAATTGCGACACCAAATACAAACCGCCTTTTCACACACGCCTTTCTCTCCcaaaaaagtatttaaaagccaaaaaaaggACTAGAAGGATATAGTACCTCAGGACTACTCCTGTTCAAAATTTTGGAAGCTTTTAACTAAACTACAGTTGAGATATGGCTGGTGAGAATTAGTGGTTCCTGTGTAAGTGACCGCGAtttgggtggtttggtgtCTTGGTTAATTTGTGGGCAGGGTGGCAAGGACCCATTCCCGTTTCCTTATCGTTATCACTTACACCCTCTTCACTTCCACTTCCGCTCACAGTGATTCAGTCAAGGGTGATGTTTTCTGGCTTGCAATACAACAACACATGCGTGTTGACTGATGAGACGCTGTTTAAAGCATAGATAGTCCCTCTCTATTCATCCTCTCTGTGTAATGCTTAAGCAGAATATCGAAATTGGTACCAGATGCAGCTTGGAGTAAAGGGATAAACGAATTCCACTCAAGTTGATACGAGCGAAAGCCCCAAATATTGTTCTTTTGCAGCTTGTAAACCAACCAGGAAGCCGCGGCATATGTATCCGTCGCTCTTGAGGTCTGGCAAACTGCTATAAGCTGGGCAGGACGAACCTTTCGCGTGATCATAGTCGTCTCGTCCCAAAAGCCGACAATCTAAGTTTCCACAGCTCAGGCAGATATTGTCGACTTGGCTGATTTGATTCTGTCTCAGCCTCAATCCGATCCGCTCAAGTTCGAATAGAAGCGATTTTTACTGGACAGCCGGATTAAAAGCCAATAGAGATAACCATCCCGAAAATTGCCGGCTGGACTGCGTACATGAACCACCGAAAGTAATGTCTGGAAATTTGCTGGATTTGGCTTTCGTACCTCAGGTACCTCTTGAGAGTGTACCTTATCTTGGGGTTCTTTGCTACCCGGAAGACGTGGTCGCCGGGCTGGTGTCCCGTGAGCCGGATGTCTTCTCGAAAGGTAGCAGCGACTTTTGCCCTTCGAATTCGAACTCCTTGGATGTGAACGGAGAAATGTGAGATCTCATCGCCCACATACGCAAGACCTCTTCCAGAAGAACATTGCTGGCGCTGGCGTATTTAGCTCATTCTCGCGAGCTACCTCGCGCGACTACACTGTAAACTGGTGAGCCTGAACCAGGCTGGCCCAGCGTGCGGAGGCGTCTGTTCGCTGCTGCGACATCGCGGtgcctgttgttgctgttatTAATGGTATTGATTCTGTTActgctgttggtgctgttgccggGGATCCTGTTATTATAGGTGATCGTGATTGGTGCTGGTCGTAGGGTTGTGACTTGCTGGTTTGTACTGCGTCTCTTATCATACAAGATTGAATTTAAAAGTCGAAGGCCTTGAGGAACATACCGTTTTTCttcaaaaaataaaaaataaaaaaaggcTGATACTAGAAAATGAGAGTATACGATAGACTTTAAGGTAAATATCGCTTTTGAGAACTTCAATACTAGTAGCTCTGGAACATAAGTATTAAGTTTGCAAT
The window above is part of the Podospora bellae-mahoneyi strain CBS 112042 chromosome 3, whole genome shotgun sequence genome. Proteins encoded here:
- a CDS encoding hypothetical protein (EggNog:ENOG503P4EX; COG:S), translating into MSTKTFLPSLRALTTRLFTRPPPLPIQQCRPLTTTPPSLALSKSSIAKLGPGSKPGKGSSSANKNQPTRRSKKKGEVVRDPRMINLLRHFAILSPQRIPAPLRMARNRYLRHWTIHRAWLLFRRQQREARERNWMRQYQSMNRACEELRLTSGPGTREEGYLFRMAMEKKGVYGLKGVPIEYARAQTETPARVPWDHEWKRD